Within Augochlora pura isolate Apur16 unplaced genomic scaffold, APUR_v2.2.1 APUR_unplaced_3095, whole genome shotgun sequence, the genomic segment aaaaatcagcattatttaatttatatgtaatttataatgaaaacataattaatttaacgtatCAGTAAAAACAAGccttaatataattgttctaaATGTTAAGTGGGAAAAGAAGTGTCAGACACATTGTTTcatcgaaaaattttattatcttttagtGGTACTTTTGCTTTCAATGTCgcggatttttaaattataatcgcGTTCAATGAGAAGACTTAGACTCCTTTGCATTCTGAAGACTTTGagtaatatacaattttgctAAGCTTTGAGCACAGAATTGGGAAATATGCTCACTGTATGTATTAATTTGTCCAGCTACAATCATTGGATTAAGCCTTGGCGGTACAGGCAAAGGTctcattaatttgttaatgtcATCATCTGGTAATGGAGGCTCATCTTTAGCGGCTCTGGCAGCATTTTCTTGAGCTCTCTTAGTCAACAATCTATTCTTTTCTTGATGTTGACGAACGACCAACTGTTGATACCTATTAAATTTCATCGCTTCTTGATTCAATTCATCTACACGGTCCATCAGACAACGTAACTGATTTTCTAGTACTGTAGCGGTTCCCAGATCCAAATATTTAGTACCCTCCTCTTCTGGAATCATTTCTTCCAATTCAGACATCATTATATTTGTCAAATTACTGTTCTTTATTACCACTGGTATTTCAATGAACAGATTTTCATAACCGATCTTTAAAGTACGTAAAGCTTCTGGCGTAAATTCTCCTTCTTTGTACATTTGAATGGCTTGTGGAGTAAGTCTGTAAGCTTTCAACGTCAAGAAACCTCTGGCTGACTTGGCTGTATCATATATAAGAACTACAGATTCCTCTATGGAAGTCTGATAATGGTATTGCGATTCTAATAGGGaaacatttaagaaatttccAACGTCTGCGCTCTGATACCAACCGACATGGAAGTGATCAACATTTACCctgtaaaaatacattttaatctgTGATACGCTACTATATAACGGTGCATTATTTGACCAACGATTTACCATCTGAGACGACGCATCATTGCAAGTTGATACTCTTCTTCGTCCATGATCTCGTCATTCTTAGGGAAAGGAAAACAATTTGTGATCTCGAGACGATGTTTGACTACCAAACCGAGTAGAGCGCCTTGAGCAACATCCATGTTGCTCAAAGATTCTTCGTGACAATGCTTCACCATTTTCATAACAACTAATCCATCGCACTGAACGTAATCTATACGCGGTTCAGCTTCCGGTATTCTTCTTGTTTGCGTCctcgaattcattttttta encodes:
- the LOC144477724 gene encoding eukaryotic translation initiation factor 3 subunit H-like, whose protein sequence is MNSRTQTRRIPEAEPRIDYVQCDGLVVMKMVKHCHEESLSNMDVAQGALLGLVVKHRLEITNCFPFPKNDEIMDEEEYQLAMMRRLRWVNVDHFHVGWYQSADVGNFLNVSLLESQYHYQTSIEESVVLIYDTAKSARGFLTLKAYRLTPQAIQMYKEGEFTPEALRTLKIGYENLFIEIPVVIKNSNLTNIMMSELEEMIPEEEGTKYLDLGTATVLENQLRCLMDRVDELNQEAMKFNRYQQLVVRQHQEKNRLLTKRAQENAARAAKDEPPLPDDDINKLMRPLPVPPRLNPMIVAGQINTYSEHISQFCAQSLAKLYITQSLQNAKESKSSH